One Streptomyces umbrinus genomic window, ACCGGGCCGCGGACGTCGTACTCGCCACGAACGAGAGCTACCGGGACGTCGCGGTGCGCCGTGGCGGCCGGCGGCCGGAGGACGTTTTCGTGGTACGCAGCGCGCCCCAGACCGACCGGTTCCAACCGGTGCCGCCCGAGCCGGAGTTGAAGCGCGGCAAGCCTCATCTGCTGTGCTACCTCGGGGTCATGGGCCCGCAGGACGGCGTCGACTACGCCTTGCGGGCCCTCGCGAAGCTGCGCGACGAGTTCGGGCGGACCGACTGGCATGCGGTGTTCGTCGGCTCCGGCGACGCCTTCGACGCGATGGTGGAGCTGTCCCGGAAGCTCGGTTTCTCCGAACAGGTGCAGTTCACCGGGCGCATTCCGGACGCCGACCTGGTGCGCTACCTGTCCACCGCTGACGTGTGCCTCTCCCCCGACCCGCGCAATCCGCTCAACGACGTGTCGACCATGAACAAGGTCCTGGAGTACATGGCGATGGGCCGGCCGATCGTCTCGTTCGACCTCCGGGAGGCGCGCGTCTCCGCCGATGACGCCGCCCTCTACGCGCCCGCCAACGACGAGGCCGAATTCGCCAAGCTCATCACGGTGCTCCTCGACGATCCGGAGAAGCGGGCCCGGATGGGCAGGATCGGCCAGGAGCGGATCAGCGGGCAGCTTTCCTGGCGCAACTCGCAGACGTCGCTGCTCGCCGCCTACGCCGCCGCGTGCCGTGACCATGCTCCGGTGTCGGCGAACGACCCGAACCGCACAGGGAAGAGGCAGCGCCGTTGAGCGAAGACACGATCCGCCTGGCCACGATCGGGCGGATTCTCCGTCGGCGGTGGCGGCTTCTGGCCACCCTCGCCGTGGTGGGCGCACTCGTCGGCTACGGCGCCTCGGTGGTGTTCCCGCCGCGGTACACGACCTCGGCGTCGGTACTGCTGCCGGGGCAGTGGGAAGAGCGCGAGCTGCTGACCCAGGTGGACATCGCGACCAGTTCGACGGTGATCGACCGCGCGGCCGCCGAGCTCGGCTGGCCGGGCGTCAGCGGCGCCGAGCTGCGGGATCGGGTGAGCGCCAAGGCATCCGACGGGAACATCATCCAGATCTCGGGTACGGCGGGCACCCCGGAGCGCGCGCAGCGGCTCTCCGACCAGGTGGCCCGGCAGTTCGTCACCTTCGCCGCGCGGATCGCGGGCGGCACCGACTCCGAAGCGGCCACGGCGCCCGAGACGCTGCGGCAGCAGGTGGAGGAGACCAACCGCCGCATCACCGAGCTGGCCAAGGCGGCCGATCCGGGGAAGACCGTGGAGAGCGTGCAGGCCCGCACCTCGCTCGAGAAGCTGCGGACCTCGCTGGAGGAGGCCATGACGAAGCTGGACCAGGCCGATCCGGCGAGCAGCCTGGCCGGCATGGTCGTCATGGGTCCCGCGGCCCGGCCGACCGGCGAGGCGCCGCCGACGAGGATGCAGCTCATCGTCGCCGGGGCACTGCTGTTCTTCCTGTTCGCGGTCATCGGTCATCTCGCCGCCGCACGGCTGAACCGCCGGCTGCGCACCGAACCGGAGATCGCCGCGGCCCTGGGCTCGGCGCTGCTCGGCACCGTCGACGTGCCTGATGAACGGCGCGCGCACCGGCCGGAGGACAGCGGCCCACGGGCCTCGATCCGCCGACTCCTCGGCATCGACACCCGGTGGGACATACCGGCCCCGCAGAGGTCGGTCGACGAGGCCGGCAGGCAGATCCGCTACCGGCGGGTGTGCGCTCGCCTCCGGGACCAACTCTCCTCCCCCCGGCGGCTGTTGGCTGTCGTACCGGACGGCGACGAGGTCGCCCGCCGGGCCGCGGGGCAGCTCGTCGCCGAGGCCAAGGGCGATCCGCTGCTGCGGGTCGTGGAGGTTTCGGTGGACCGGCCGATGGTGCCGGACCGCGACACCGAGTCCGGTGTCCTGGTCGTACTCAGCGCGGGCAGCTGGACCGCACAGGAGCTCGCCGGCATCGCCGAGGCGTGTGCGGACGGCAGGCACGAGGTCGTCGGCATCGTCGTCGCCGGCACGGTCCGGGCCCGTGAGACACGGTCTGCCGGTCATCCGCCGGAGAGCGCCTCTCCCGAACTCGCGGTTCGCGGCCACTCGACGGGAGGTTCAGCGTGACGACGAGCACGACTTCGGAGTCGTCGGCCGCCACTCCGCTCTTCGACCTTCAGGCACTGGTGGTGGCGGTGCGCAGGCGCCGCCGCCTCTGGTGCGCCATGGCGCTCCTCGGGCTGGTGGCCGGCGGGGCGGTGGCGGTCCTGCTGCCGCCTCCGCCGAGCGCGGTGACCAAGGTGCTGGTCGCGCATGCGGAGGACCAGCCGAACGACACCGGAACGCTGATGCGCACCGACGTCGCGGTGCTGGGGACCACGCGGATCGCCGACGAGGCCCTGCGGGCCCTCAAGTCCCGGGAGAAGCCGGAGGACTTCATGCGGGACTACCGGGGCACCGGCTTGACCAACAACGTGATGCAGATCGATGTGACAGGTGACAGCGACGCGGAAGCGGTGGCCCGGGCCAAGGCGCTGGCCGACGCGTTCATCGCGGACCATGTGCGACGGATGCGGGAAACCG contains:
- a CDS encoding glycosyltransferase family 4 protein yields the protein MLGDRSFEDAADSDGPGRRALILVENLSVPFDRRVWQECTTLRDAGWEVHVICPRGEKRDTEPEAEIDGVRIHRYPLRAATGGPAGYLREYGSALWHTARLARKVGPVDVVHACNPPDLLFLPALWLKRRGARFVFDQHDLVPELYLSRFDRGEDLLYRAVCALERRTYRAADVVLATNESYRDVAVRRGGRRPEDVFVVRSAPQTDRFQPVPPEPELKRGKPHLLCYLGVMGPQDGVDYALRALAKLRDEFGRTDWHAVFVGSGDAFDAMVELSRKLGFSEQVQFTGRIPDADLVRYLSTADVCLSPDPRNPLNDVSTMNKVLEYMAMGRPIVSFDLREARVSADDAALYAPANDEAEFAKLITVLLDDPEKRARMGRIGQERISGQLSWRNSQTSLLAAYAAACRDHAPVSANDPNRTGKRQRR
- a CDS encoding Wzz/FepE/Etk N-terminal domain-containing protein, which encodes MSEDTIRLATIGRILRRRWRLLATLAVVGALVGYGASVVFPPRYTTSASVLLPGQWEERELLTQVDIATSSTVIDRAAAELGWPGVSGAELRDRVSAKASDGNIIQISGTAGTPERAQRLSDQVARQFVTFAARIAGGTDSEAATAPETLRQQVEETNRRITELAKAADPGKTVESVQARTSLEKLRTSLEEAMTKLDQADPASSLAGMVVMGPAARPTGEAPPTRMQLIVAGALLFFLFAVIGHLAAARLNRRLRTEPEIAAALGSALLGTVDVPDERRAHRPEDSGPRASIRRLLGIDTRWDIPAPQRSVDEAGRQIRYRRVCARLRDQLSSPRRLLAVVPDGDEVARRAAGQLVAEAKGDPLLRVVEVSVDRPMVPDRDTESGVLVVLSAGSWTAQELAGIAEACADGRHEVVGIVVAGTVRARETRSAGHPPESASPELAVRGHSTGGSA